The genomic region GTCGGCTACTTCTGGAGCGAGGCGCTCGGGTGGCCGCTGGTCTGGGACCAGGACGAGGAGACCGCCATCCAGTCACCCCTGGGCGGGCCGAAGATCGCCTGGGGTGGTCCGCCGTTGATGCCCAAGGGGAGCAGGGACCGGGTGACGTTCGACCTCGCGGTCGACGACGGCGACGACCCGCAGGCCGAGGTCGACCGCCTGCTCTCCCTCGGCGCGACAGTGGTCGCCGCCGACGGGGAGGACGCTGTGGTGCTGGCCGACCCCGATGCCACCGAGTTCCGGTTGCTGTTGACGCCCCGCTAGGCGGGTAACTCCTGACCCGGGCTGGGGCGGTGGGCGCAGCCGGCGGCCGGCGGTGACTGTCGGTGACCTCCGTGGGGGCGGATGCGGTCGTCGGCGGTATACCTCAGAGTCATATTCATACCTCTGAGGTATACCGCTCACCAGCACACTCCCACGGCGGGCAGCCACAGCGGATGGCCAGCGCCCTTCGCCGCAAGCCAAGTGCCGTTGCTATATATACCGTGGCGCGATATATATAGTGCATGGACATCAGTGAACAGACGTTCCTGATCCTCTCCGCGCTCGCCGACCAACCCCGCCACGGCTACGCAGTGGTGACAGAGGTCGACGAGATGACCGGCGGCAGGATCCGGTTACGCGCCGGCACCCTCTACGGGGCCCTCGACCGCCTTGTCGGCCAGGGCCTCATCGCCCCCGACCACGACGAGGTGGAGAAGGGCCGGCTCCGCCGTTTCTACAAGCTGACCGACGCGGGTGCGGACGCCATCCGCGCGGAGAGCCGGCGGATGGCCACGGCGGTTCGGCTCGCCGAGGAGCGCCTCAACAAGCGTGCCGCCCGCGGCGCCCCGCGCCTGGGGACCAACGGATGAACGCCGGCATGAGCCCCCTGGAGCGGCGATACCGACGGCTGCTGCGCCTGCTGCCCGCCACGCACCGCGACGCCCGTGGCGAGGAACTGCTCGGCCTGCTGCTGGACCTCGACCACGGCCGCCGACACCCGAGCCGCCACGAGACCCTGCACCTCATCGCTCTGGCGGTCCGGCTGCGACTCACGACGCCCGTCACCACCGCGGCCCTCACCACCGCGCTCAGCGCCCTGCTCGTCGCCGCCGGCACCCAGCCCGCAGGTAGCACCCTGGACCTGTTCACCGGCGCCGTCCTCGCCAGCGACATGCCGGCCGTCATCTCCGGTTGGCCACAGACAGTCGCTCTGGGGCTGGTGCCCCTCGCACCGCTGATCGCCTGGCTGTGCGGCGCGACGCGGACCGCCCTCACCCTGCAGGCGATACTGCTGACGGCCACCGTTGGCTGGTTCGTCATCGACGCGCTCAGCGGCGCCGGCATGGGGATCGACCCCGGCCAGCTAGTCTTCGCGTACGCCATCCCAGTTTTGATCTTTGTTCTGCTTGTGATCGCCGGCCGCGAGCGGTGGACCGCGCCCCGGCCGCGCCTGTTCTGGTGGGCCCTCGTCCCGCTCGGGGTCCTCGCCTGGAAGGGCACCGGAGAATGGGGACGCCACGGCGTGTACGTTCACGACGCCGTGCCGGCGGTCATCGGGATTCTCGCCGCCGCCGTCGTCGCTGTCGGAGCCGCCTTCGCGGTCCGCCGCCACCGGCCCGCCGTCATCCTCGGTGTCGGCCTCACCGGCCTCGTCGCCGGCTGGCTCATCCCCGACCCGCTGCTCGTCACCACGGCGATGCGGCACTTCGACGGTCAGCCGCTACCGTTGGCCATCCTCATCACGGTGCTCGCTGCCACAGTGGCCGGCGTCAGTCACCTCGCCCGTCGTCACCGGTCCGAGTCACGGTCGCTGCCACCCGACGAACCCGTGCTGGGCTGAGCCCCGGCTTCGGGGCGCACGACCGTGCACGAGATGGCGTGACACAGGCCCTGGCTAGGCTGGACGAGTGACCGACGCGGCAGGACCGATCGAGCCAACCGGGGTGTGGGCCACCGCCGTGGGCGTGGCCCGGGTGCGGGCGATGGAGACGGCACGCGAGCAGCCGCTGTTCCGGGACCCGCTGGCGCTGGCCTTCGCCACCGCCGGCGGGAGAGGCCCCGGGACGCCGCCGCCCCCGCACGCGAATGAGGCGGCGCGACGCCGCCGGCTCGGTGTGGCCTTCTCGATCGTCATCCGGACGAAGTTCCTGGACGACCTGCTGGATCGGGCGGTCGCGTCCGGCGTCCGGCAGGTCGTGCTGCTCGGAGCCGGGATGGACAGCAGGGCCTTCCGGATGGACTGGCCCGCGGGCACCCGGTTGTTCGAGGTCGACACGGCCGAACCGCTCGGCTTCAAGGCCGCGGTGCTGCGTCAGGAGCGTGCCGTTGCGCGCTGCGAGCGGATCACCGTCCCGGTCGACCTCCGCGAGGACTGGCCCGGCGCCCTGGCCGCGGCCGGGCACGACCCGGCGCAGCCGACCGTGTGGATCGCCGAGGGACTGCTGATCTACCTACCCCAGGACGCGGTGGAGTCGCTTCTCGAACGGGTCGGCGCGCTGTCCGCACCAGGCAGCAGGATGGGCCTCACCCTGGGCTCGCGCGGTGTGGTCGAGCGCTTCCGCGAGGACGCCGCCCAGGGATCGGCGGCGTCGATGTGGGTCTCGGAGATGCCGGAGGACCCGGTGGGCTGGTTGGACGGCCTCGGCTGGGAGGCGGAGACCTTCACGCTGCGCGAGCGCGCCGCGGCCTACGGGCGTCCGGTGCCCACCCCGCCGCAGCAGGACGAGGGCGTGGGCGGGCTCGTCTCGGCGGTTCGCGCCCCGCGTTGAGCACCACGAAGGCCGGGGTGTGGGTCAGGCCGGCGTGAGGAGGCAGAACTCGTTGCCCTCCGGGTCGGCCAGGACTGTCCACGGAACGGTGCCCCCGCCCAGGTCGACGTCCGTGGCGCCGAGAGACCGCAGGCGGGCCGCCTCGGCCTCCAGGTCGTCGCCCGGGTAGGGGCGGACGTCGAGATGGACGCGGTTCCACACCGTCTTCGCGTCGGGCGTGCGAAGAAACTGCAGGTACGGGCCGACTCCCTGAGCCGAGCGCAGCACCGCGCTGCGGTCGGTCACCTTGTGCACTGTCCAGTCCGTGGCCTCGCCCCAGAAGCGGGCCATGAGACGCGGATCGGCGCAGTCGACCACCACCGAGGCGATCGGTCCGGTGTCCTCGTAGAGCGAGTCCAGCACGCAGAACTCGTTGCCCTCCGGGTCGGCCATCACCGTCCACGGCACGTCGCCCTGACCCACGTCCGCGAGGGTCGCGCCGAGACCCTTCAGCCGCGCCACCACCTCCTCCTGATGTGCCGCCGAGGTGGTCGCCAGGTCGAGGTGCACGCGGTTCTTCACCGTCTTGGGCTCCGCGGAGACGACGAGGTCGACGCAGACGGCGACGGGATCGGGGTAGACGAAGCCCTCGGGTTCGAGATTGGTGACACCCGGTCCCTCGCTGGAGATTCCCCAGCCGAGCACCTCCGCCCAGAAACCGCCCAGGGCGGCGTCGTCAAGAGCCTTCATGTTGATCTGCACAAGCCGCGTTGCCATGCCGACGATGGTAGGGCGCACGCCCGGTGCGAACGGCCCCGGCCATCGGGCAGCGGCGGCGGGCCGGTTGGACAACGGCCGGGCCGGTCGGTCAGAGTGGTCGGCCGTGAGATACCTGCGCAGCGATGGTCGCGCCGCGATCCGGCGACCCCGGCCCACCGACGTCGACGAGTTCGTGGCGGCCGCGCGGCGCAGCCGGGACCTGCACCATCCGTGGCTGGCCGCGCCGACGAGCCCGCAGGAGTACGACAACTACCTGCGCCGCATCCGCCGCCGGGACAGCGCCGGCTACCTGATCTGCGACCGTGCCAGCGGCGCCGTCGCCGGCTACGTGAACATCAGCGGCATCGTCCTGGGCGCGCTGCGCGGCGGCTACCTGGGGTACGCGGCGTTCGAGCCGTACAGCGGCACCGGGCACGCCTCGGCGGGCATCGCGCTGGTGATCGACCACGCGTTCACGACTGCCGGGCTGCACCGCCTGGAGGCGAACATCCAGCCGGGCAACGAACCGTCGCGGCGGGTGGCCCGCAAGCTCGGCTTCCGCCTGGAAGGCTTCTCCCCGGACTACCTGTTCATCGACGGCGAGTGGCGCGACCACGAACGCTGGGCCATAACGGCCACCACCACCCCACCGCCCACCCCACCGCCCACCCCACCTCCCGCGTGACCTCCGCGTGATCAAGAGGTTTGCGTCACGGGCATCGGCGTGTCGTGACGCAAACCTCTTGATCAACGCGGGGTCAGGCGCCGGGGCGGGGGAAGGCTACCGGGCTTCTGCGGCCTTCCCGGTCCACGGCGCGGATGCCGAAGAAGACGTTGTCCTTGGACAGGTCGATGCTGACCTCTGTGACGTCACCGACTCCGATCACCCGCTGCCACTCGGCGGCAGTGGTCTCCCGCCACACCACCTCGTAGCCGGCCAGGCCCGGCTCGTCGCCGCGCTGCCAGCGCAGCGTCGTGTTGTTGGTCAGGTCGGTGGTCACGATGACGGCGCCCTTGGGCGTGCCGGGCGCCTGGGCCAGCGACCACAGCGCCGCGCCGTTGACCCGGGCCACCCGGGCGATGTACGGGAAGTCGCAGAACTCGGGCAGGTCACCGAACTGCTGGCCGTCCTGTACGCGGACGTCCTGGTGCTGGTGGGCGAAGTCCTCGTTCGGCTCGGTGAACCGCGCCGCCGGCCAGCCCTCGCGCAGGAACGAGATGTGGTCGCTGCCGCGCAGATAGCGGTCCCGCCGGTAGATCACCCGCACCCGCATGCCTGTCGCGTCGTTCTCCGCCACGTCCCGGACGAACCGGGCGAGCTGCCGCGACGGTGAGTCGTTCTCACCGCCGACGGACTGGCGGGTGGTGGCCTCCGCCGGTGTCTCGGCGGTCGGCACCCCCTCGGCGAAGAGGCGCACCGCGTACGGGTCGCGGGTGCCGTCGTCGGCGGTGCTGCTGCCCACGATGTCGTCGCTGAACATGCCCTGCACGTCCGCGCCTGCCGCCTTGAGCTGTGCGGCCAGGTAGGTCGAGCCGTACAGGCCCTGCTCCTCGGCGGCGACCGCGGCGAACACCACAGTGGCGGCGGTGGGGCGGGTGGCCATCAGTCGG from Micromonospora lupini harbors:
- a CDS encoding PadR family transcriptional regulator → MDISEQTFLILSALADQPRHGYAVVTEVDEMTGGRIRLRAGTLYGALDRLVGQGLIAPDHDEVEKGRLRRFYKLTDAGADAIRAESRRMATAVRLAEERLNKRAARGAPRLGTNG
- a CDS encoding class I SAM-dependent methyltransferase: MTDAAGPIEPTGVWATAVGVARVRAMETAREQPLFRDPLALAFATAGGRGPGTPPPPHANEAARRRRLGVAFSIVIRTKFLDDLLDRAVASGVRQVVLLGAGMDSRAFRMDWPAGTRLFEVDTAEPLGFKAAVLRQERAVARCERITVPVDLREDWPGALAAAGHDPAQPTVWIAEGLLIYLPQDAVESLLERVGALSAPGSRMGLTLGSRGVVERFREDAAQGSAASMWVSEMPEDPVGWLDGLGWEAETFTLRERAAAYGRPVPTPPQQDEGVGGLVSAVRAPR
- a CDS encoding VOC family protein, with amino-acid sequence MATRLVQINMKALDDAALGGFWAEVLGWGISSEGPGVTNLEPEGFVYPDPVAVCVDLVVSAEPKTVKNRVHLDLATTSAAHQEEVVARLKGLGATLADVGQGDVPWTVMADPEGNEFCVLDSLYEDTGPIASVVVDCADPRLMARFWGEATDWTVHKVTDRSAVLRSAQGVGPYLQFLRTPDAKTVWNRVHLDVRPYPGDDLEAEAARLRSLGATDVDLGGGTVPWTVLADPEGNEFCLLTPA
- a CDS encoding GNAT family N-acetyltransferase, which gives rise to MRYLRSDGRAAIRRPRPTDVDEFVAAARRSRDLHHPWLAAPTSPQEYDNYLRRIRRRDSAGYLICDRASGAVAGYVNISGIVLGALRGGYLGYAAFEPYSGTGHASAGIALVIDHAFTTAGLHRLEANIQPGNEPSRRVARKLGFRLEGFSPDYLFIDGEWRDHERWAITATTTPPPTPPPTPPPA
- a CDS encoding M20/M25/M40 family metallo-hydrolase; its protein translation is MGSDDTGAGPTRSTRRTFLSASAAATAATAATVAVPALAAPAAATDAVPAGPGHPARPQRPDRELRELLRQVDPRRIEAIVRRLAAFGTRHTLSSQDDPQRGIGAARDWIHARLQEYAATSGGRMTVELQSYVQEPASRIPTATRITNVVATLRGQSAPNRTYVVTGHYDSRVTDVMDAVSDAPGADDDASGVAVVLELARLMATRPTAATVVFAAVAAEEQGLYGSTYLAAQLKAAGADVQGMFSDDIVGSSTADDGTRDPYAVRLFAEGVPTAETPAEATTRQSVGGENDSPSRQLARFVRDVAENDATGMRVRVIYRRDRYLRGSDHISFLREGWPAARFTEPNEDFAHQHQDVRVQDGQQFGDLPEFCDFPYIARVARVNGAALWSLAQAPGTPKGAVIVTTDLTNNTTLRWQRGDEPGLAGYEVVWRETTAAEWQRVIGVGDVTEVSIDLSKDNVFFGIRAVDREGRRSPVAFPRPGA